A single window of Paenibacillus sp. SYP-B4298 DNA harbors:
- the glgA gene encoding glycogen synthase GlgA produces the protein MKLLFAAAEGSPFVKTGGLADVIGALPKALRKNGVDARVVLPKYKTIAQEQVQRMQFITHIEVPMGWRACYCGIFMTEEEGVPTYFIDNEYFFGARDGIYGHGDDEERFAFFNRAVLHILPHIGFQPDIIHSHDWHTGMVAPLLHKHYRHDPFYHSIKNVFTIHNLQYQGVFSHRILGELLELDDSYFRSEGVEYKGGVSFMKGGIQYAEHVTTVSRTYAQEIQTDYFGEGLDGCLRWLGDRLSGIVNGIDQQSYNPATDAALAYRYRSSLNTKRQNKTELQRELGLEQNRRVPMIGMVGRLTAQKGLDLVEHVLGELLEQDSFQLVVLGTGDAVYQDMFRHLAWRYPQRLSAQIRFDEGLARRIYASSDLFLMPSRFEPCGLSQMIAMRYGSIPIVRETGGLSDTVHAYNEYTGEGNGFSFTHYNAHDMMHTIRRALRIYEQPDQWEQLVRNAMSGDYSWNRSAQEYMALYEQVIANPTKLI, from the coding sequence ATGAAGCTATTGTTTGCTGCTGCTGAGGGCAGCCCTTTTGTCAAAACAGGGGGATTGGCCGATGTAATCGGGGCGCTGCCCAAGGCACTCCGCAAAAACGGAGTGGATGCCCGCGTTGTGTTGCCTAAGTACAAGACCATTGCCCAGGAACAGGTGCAAAGGATGCAGTTCATCACGCATATAGAGGTTCCGATGGGATGGAGAGCCTGCTACTGTGGTATTTTCATGACTGAGGAGGAGGGCGTGCCGACCTATTTTATCGACAACGAGTATTTCTTCGGCGCACGCGATGGCATATATGGCCACGGTGATGATGAGGAACGGTTTGCCTTCTTTAATCGTGCTGTGCTGCACATCTTGCCTCATATCGGCTTCCAGCCGGACATCATCCACAGCCATGACTGGCATACAGGCATGGTCGCCCCGCTGCTCCACAAGCACTACCGGCATGATCCTTTCTACCACTCGATCAAAAATGTATTCACAATTCACAATTTGCAATATCAGGGCGTATTCTCCCATCGGATACTGGGCGAGCTGCTGGAGCTGGATGATTCCTACTTTCGATCCGAAGGGGTGGAATACAAGGGCGGTGTCAGCTTCATGAAAGGTGGCATCCAGTATGCCGAGCATGTAACGACGGTTAGCAGAACCTATGCACAAGAGATTCAGACCGATTATTTCGGGGAAGGGCTGGATGGCTGCCTGCGCTGGCTGGGCGATCGGTTAAGCGGCATCGTGAATGGCATCGACCAGCAGAGCTATAATCCGGCGACTGACGCGGCGCTTGCCTACCGATACCGATCCAGCCTGAATACGAAACGGCAGAACAAGACGGAGCTCCAGCGGGAGCTGGGTCTGGAGCAGAACCGGAGGGTGCCGATGATCGGGATGGTCGGACGGCTGACTGCTCAGAAGGGGCTGGACCTGGTGGAGCATGTGCTGGGCGAGCTGCTGGAGCAGGACAGCTTCCAACTCGTGGTGCTGGGCACCGGGGATGCCGTATACCAGGATATGTTCCGTCACCTGGCCTGGCGCTATCCACAGCGGCTGTCGGCACAGATACGCTTTGACGAGGGGCTGGCCCGGCGCATCTATGCATCCTCCGACCTGTTCCTTATGCCGTCGCGCTTCGAGCCATGCGGCCTGAGCCAGATGATCGCCATGCGATATGGAAGTATTCCGATCGTGCGCGAGACAGGGGGTTTGAGTGACACGGTGCACGCCTATAATGAATATACCGGAGAAGGGAACGGCTTCTCATTTACCCATTATAATGCCCATGATATGATGCATACGATTCGCCGTGCGCTGCGAATCTACGAGCAGCCAGACCAATGGGAGCAACTGGTGCGTAATGCGATGAGCGGAGACTATAGCTGGAACCGTTCGGCTCAAGAATATATGGCCCTGTATGAGCAAGTGATTGCTAATCCGACAAAACTTATATGA
- a CDS encoding response regulator yields the protein MKMKTKMMIGSIFLIAVVGLLAGMGIVNTRDQSKELNLLYNARYQKLLLAYEYRTQVNEVAKSLTNMLLSPTDEAKAAQMEPIRTAWSRAADVYDQLELTEGGQLETKIFSEMEQAQDEYRAFIQSALQLSGKGEIRAAVDLLMNEGLDAQNELLYRTNELASYQKRGMSEAFEQALEDNERTSQLMWLTALIGLVLSAAAMMWNVRHLSQGLDSLAAIIRGFARGTLDAHARVRISRKDEFGEVSQVFNKLADDIEEKSSREQLYNKRVEEESWIQSNLAAVVTTLQADTTIEAASHAFINTIATMVEAAYGALYVRQGYGEQQFFKLEGAFAFEDESAFEKLFVFGQGLVGQCALEKRPLKLSQVPDDYVRVHSGLGSSAPSHLLLYPILYNDRTVAVIELASMTPFTDLQRRLLREVSGNLGVLFNNLFDRIRIGELLRESQAQSEELQAQSEELISQQEELRSSNERLEEQTKQLKKSEELLQMQQEELEQTNEELLQKTHLLEREMRQAKLVNEQLERTKAALEQQAVQLALSSKYKTEFLTNMSHELRTPLNSLLILSQMLMDNQEGNLTRKQVEFAATIHSSGSDLLKLIDEILDLSKISAGKMEVVIESVPLDKLEQYVRRSFMPVSSQRGIALETVLDDNLPTEIYTDSHRLKQVFKNLLSNAFKFTSHGKVIFRIRRAQPQEQPLLAGRGRLVAFEVTDTGIGIPADKQQLIFEAFQQADGTTSRIYGGTGLGLAISQELASLLGGVIDLSSEEGKGSTFTLYIPEAHIPQEEAGSERNLAQWRHEHTPLPQPLPQPLPLHAAAEAAAGRVAEWNDKEEPDKRADSCIEDDLEQLQPSDKVVLIIEDDVNFAKVLLDIARSRGFKAIVALQGDKGLSYARLYTPDAILLDIQLPVLDGWAVLHQLKHHAQTRHIPVHVISVADNIQQGLSMGALAYVKKPADKYSLEQVFNQIEAFLERDLKRLLLVEDDEAQRRSIMELIGHDDVLIRAVSTGGEALAQLKEQQFDCMVLDLGLPDISGFQLLDAIRGHERLRELPIIIYTGRELDKKQELQLKKYAGTIIIKDVKSPERLLDETTLFLHRVEADLPEDKRKMLRKLHNMESIFEDKTILIADDDIRNVFALSSVLEGYKMNIVYAENGKEALEQLERQADIDLVLMDIMMPEMDGYEAMREIRMRPQFERLPIIAVTSKAMKDDRDKCIEAGASDYIAKPVNTEQLLSLMRVWLYQ from the coding sequence ATGAAGATGAAGACGAAGATGATGATTGGCTCCATATTTCTAATCGCTGTCGTGGGGCTGCTCGCTGGCATGGGCATCGTCAACACCCGTGATCAGAGCAAGGAGCTGAATCTGCTCTACAATGCCAGATACCAGAAGCTGCTGCTGGCCTATGAGTATCGTACCCAAGTCAATGAGGTTGCCAAGAGTCTTACGAATATGCTGCTGAGTCCGACAGACGAGGCGAAGGCGGCACAGATGGAGCCGATCCGCACAGCCTGGAGCCGGGCAGCAGACGTATACGACCAGTTGGAGCTCACAGAGGGGGGACAACTGGAGACGAAGATATTCTCGGAGATGGAGCAGGCACAGGATGAATATAGAGCTTTTATCCAGTCGGCTCTCCAACTGTCCGGCAAGGGTGAGATCAGAGCTGCGGTCGACCTGCTGATGAACGAGGGGCTGGATGCCCAAAATGAGCTGCTATACCGCACCAACGAGCTGGCAAGCTACCAGAAACGGGGCATGAGTGAGGCGTTCGAGCAGGCGCTGGAGGATAACGAGCGCACTTCGCAGCTCATGTGGCTGACAGCTCTGATTGGCCTGGTGCTCAGTGCAGCGGCTATGATGTGGAATGTCCGCCATCTTAGCCAGGGGCTGGACAGTCTGGCCGCTATTATCCGGGGCTTCGCCCGTGGCACATTGGATGCCCACGCGCGCGTGCGAATTTCCCGCAAGGATGAATTCGGCGAGGTGTCGCAGGTGTTCAATAAGCTGGCAGATGATATAGAGGAGAAGAGCAGCCGGGAGCAGCTATACAACAAGCGGGTCGAGGAGGAATCCTGGATTCAGTCCAATCTCGCCGCGGTGGTTACGACGCTGCAGGCCGATACAACGATTGAAGCGGCTAGTCATGCCTTTATTAATACAATCGCTACAATGGTAGAAGCTGCTTATGGTGCTTTGTATGTGCGCCAGGGGTATGGGGAACAGCAGTTTTTCAAGCTGGAGGGCGCTTTTGCCTTTGAGGATGAGTCGGCCTTCGAGAAGCTATTCGTATTTGGACAGGGACTGGTTGGCCAGTGCGCGCTGGAGAAGCGGCCGCTCAAGCTGTCCCAGGTGCCGGATGACTATGTAAGGGTGCATTCTGGCTTGGGCAGCAGTGCGCCGTCCCATCTGCTGCTGTATCCCATTCTGTATAATGATCGCACCGTAGCCGTCATTGAGCTGGCCTCGATGACGCCCTTCACGGACTTGCAGCGCAGACTGCTGCGCGAGGTGTCCGGCAATCTGGGCGTGCTGTTCAACAATCTGTTCGACCGTATCCGTATCGGGGAATTGCTGCGAGAATCACAGGCGCAATCGGAAGAGCTGCAGGCACAGTCTGAGGAGCTGATCTCCCAGCAGGAGGAGCTGCGCAGCTCGAACGAACGATTGGAGGAGCAGACGAAGCAGCTCAAGAAGTCGGAGGAGCTGCTGCAGATGCAGCAGGAGGAGCTGGAGCAGACGAATGAGGAGCTGCTGCAGAAGACGCATCTGCTGGAGCGCGAGATGAGGCAGGCGAAGCTGGTAAATGAACAGTTGGAGCGGACGAAGGCAGCGCTGGAGCAGCAGGCCGTGCAGTTAGCCCTGTCGTCCAAATACAAGACGGAGTTTCTGACCAACATGTCCCATGAGCTGCGCACGCCGCTTAACAGCTTGCTGATTCTGTCGCAGATGCTGATGGATAATCAGGAGGGCAATCTGACGAGGAAGCAGGTGGAGTTCGCGGCTACGATTCATTCATCCGGCAGCGATCTGCTCAAGCTGATCGATGAGATTCTAGATCTGTCCAAGATTAGTGCGGGCAAGATGGAGGTCGTGATCGAAAGTGTGCCGCTAGACAAGCTGGAGCAGTACGTTCGACGCAGCTTCATGCCCGTCAGCAGTCAGCGGGGAATTGCTCTGGAGACGGTCTTGGATGATAATCTTCCGACCGAAATCTATACCGACAGCCACAGGCTGAAGCAGGTATTCAAGAATCTGCTCTCCAATGCGTTCAAGTTCACGTCACATGGAAAGGTGATATTCCGTATTCGCCGCGCGCAGCCGCAGGAGCAGCCACTGCTTGCGGGAAGAGGCAGGCTGGTGGCGTTCGAGGTGACGGATACTGGTATTGGCATACCGGCTGACAAGCAGCAATTGATCTTCGAGGCGTTCCAGCAGGCGGATGGAACGACGAGCCGCATCTATGGCGGCACCGGCCTGGGCCTGGCGATCAGCCAGGAGCTGGCCTCGCTGCTGGGCGGAGTCATTGATCTGAGCAGTGAAGAAGGGAAAGGCAGCACCTTCACGCTCTATATACCGGAGGCGCATATCCCTCAGGAGGAGGCGGGCTCGGAGAGGAACCTTGCCCAGTGGCGGCACGAGCATACGCCTTTGCCGCAGCCTCTGCCGCAGCCTCTGCCGTTGCACGCAGCCGCAGAGGCTGCGGCAGGTCGCGTAGCCGAATGGAACGACAAGGAGGAGCCGGACAAGAGGGCTGATTCGTGTATCGAAGACGATCTGGAGCAGCTCCAGCCATCCGATAAGGTGGTGCTGATCATCGAGGACGATGTCAACTTCGCCAAGGTGCTGCTCGACATTGCCCGTTCCCGCGGCTTCAAGGCGATCGTCGCGCTGCAAGGCGACAAGGGACTGTCGTATGCGCGGCTGTATACACCAGATGCGATATTGCTCGATATACAGCTACCTGTGCTGGACGGCTGGGCGGTGCTTCACCAGCTGAAGCATCATGCGCAGACGCGGCATATTCCTGTTCATGTGATCTCGGTAGCCGACAATATTCAGCAAGGGCTGTCCATGGGCGCGCTCGCTTATGTGAAGAAGCCAGCGGACAAGTATAGTCTGGAGCAGGTGTTCAACCAGATCGAGGCGTTTCTGGAGCGTGATCTGAAGCGGCTCTTGCTGGTGGAGGACGATGAGGCGCAGCGCCGCAGCATTATGGAGCTGATCGGGCATGATGATGTGCTGATCCGTGCAGTGTCCACTGGAGGGGAGGCGCTTGCGCAGCTCAAGGAGCAGCAATTCGACTGCATGGTGCTGGATCTGGGGCTGCCGGACATCTCCGGCTTCCAACTGCTTGATGCGATTCGCGGCCATGAGCGGCTGCGGGAGCTGCCGATTATTATCTATACCGGCCGTGAGCTGGATAAGAAGCAGGAGCTGCAGCTCAAAAAATATGCCGGCACTATCATTATCAAGGATGTCAAGTCCCCCGAGCGGCTGCTGGACGAGACGACGCTGTTCCTGCATCGGGTGGAGGCTGATCTGCCCGAGGACAAGCGCAAGATGCTGCGCAAGCTTCACAATATGGAATCCATCTTTGAGGACAAAACCATCTTGATTGCCGATGACGATATTCGCAATGTGTTTGCGCTCTCCAGTGTGCTGGAAGGGTACAAGATGAATATTGTCTATGCGGAGAACGGCAAGGAGGCATTAGAGCAGCTTGAGCGGCAAGCGGATATTGATCTGGTGCTGATGGATATTATGATGCCGGAGATGGACGGCTACGAGGCGATGCGCGAGATTCGGATGAGACCGCAATTCGAACGGCTCCCGATTATCGCAGTCACCTCCAAGGCAATGAAGGATGACAGGGATAAATGCATTGAGGCCGGCGCATCGGATTATATTGCCAAGCCGGTAAATACGGAGCAGCTACTGTCTCTGATGAGGGTGTGGTTATATCAATAA
- a CDS encoding FecCD family ABC transporter permease, with the protein MNKIAWSFASVILLLLVVSCYSAIKGSLQVGVFELFQGLWNGDNETVHIIKDLRFPRIIVSLYTGACLAVSGVLLQAVMRNPLADAGVIGISSGAGLSSLLFVSFFPALFFWMPLFAFIGGAFAFFLVYSLSWRSGLSPVRIILVGIAINAMFTGMGQSFNYRGSYAAGSVNQATTSIFSMKIWKDVDIMVMYGTVGLVAALFLFSWCNVLSLQDKTAHNLGIHVTRARLVISVVAVLLASIATAVGGLIAFVGLLVPHISRILVGSDHKALIPFSALAGALLILTADTLGRTVLAPSEIPASIIMTIIGGPFLIFLLRRSGRIDGN; encoded by the coding sequence ATGAACAAAATTGCATGGAGCTTTGCCAGCGTAATCTTATTATTGCTGGTCGTCAGTTGCTACTCCGCCATCAAGGGGAGTCTGCAGGTAGGGGTGTTCGAGCTGTTCCAGGGACTGTGGAACGGCGACAACGAGACGGTTCATATCATTAAGGATTTGCGCTTCCCGCGAATTATCGTCTCGCTATACACGGGGGCATGTCTGGCGGTATCCGGTGTACTGCTCCAGGCGGTCATGCGCAACCCGCTGGCTGATGCCGGTGTCATCGGGATTTCGTCCGGGGCGGGTCTGTCCTCGCTGTTATTCGTCAGTTTTTTTCCGGCGCTGTTCTTCTGGATGCCCCTCTTCGCTTTTATCGGCGGAGCCTTTGCATTTTTCCTGGTCTATTCCCTGTCCTGGAGATCCGGGCTGAGTCCGGTACGCATCATCCTGGTAGGGATTGCGATCAATGCGATGTTCACCGGTATGGGGCAATCCTTCAATTATCGGGGCAGCTATGCGGCGGGCAGTGTCAATCAGGCGACCACCTCGATCTTCTCGATGAAGATATGGAAGGATGTCGACATCATGGTGATGTACGGCACAGTCGGTCTGGTCGCAGCTCTATTCCTGTTCTCTTGGTGCAATGTGCTGTCCCTGCAGGACAAGACGGCTCATAATCTGGGCATTCATGTGACTCGTGCCCGGCTGGTTATCTCTGTCGTCGCTGTCCTGCTGGCCTCGATCGCGACAGCAGTGGGGGGACTGATCGCCTTTGTCGGCTTGCTGGTGCCGCATATCTCGCGCATCCTGGTCGGCTCCGACCATAAGGCGCTCATTCCGTTCTCTGCGCTGGCGGGGGCGCTGCTTATCCTGACGGCCGATACACTGGGCCGCACGGTGCTGGCTCCCAGTGAAATTCCAGCCTCGATTATTATGACGATTATTGGCGGGCCGTTCCTCATCTTTTTGCTACGAAGGAGTGGACGCATCGATGGAAATTAA
- a CDS encoding ABC transporter ATP-binding protein, with translation MEINQVVFSYDRKTEHLKGVSSQIEPGRVTTIIGPNGCGKSTLLGVMSKNIVPQSGEIVLDGKAISSYKPKELAKKLAVVHQHNDAPADITVERLVSYGRMPHRGILSQNKEEDEQAVEWALSRTKLLDKRTKPIDQLSGGERQRVWIAMSLAQRTPILFLDEPTTYLDMYYQIELLELIRDLNMSHGLTIVMVLHDINQAIRYSDHIIVMKQGEIMGRGTPQEVVTEETMKSIYGVHVVVKQDQELGLYIVPVGI, from the coding sequence ATGGAAATTAATCAGGTCGTGTTCTCGTATGACCGCAAGACCGAGCATTTGAAGGGTGTAAGCAGCCAGATCGAGCCGGGCAGGGTCACGACGATCATCGGGCCGAACGGCTGCGGCAAATCGACGCTGCTGGGCGTCATGTCCAAAAATATCGTACCGCAGAGTGGTGAGATCGTGCTCGACGGCAAGGCGATCAGCAGCTATAAGCCGAAGGAGCTGGCGAAGAAGCTGGCGGTTGTTCATCAGCATAACGACGCTCCCGCGGATATTACGGTCGAGAGGCTGGTGAGCTATGGCAGAATGCCGCATCGCGGTATCCTGTCGCAGAACAAGGAGGAGGATGAGCAAGCTGTGGAATGGGCGCTGTCGCGCACCAAGCTGCTGGACAAACGGACGAAGCCGATCGACCAGCTATCGGGGGGAGAACGTCAGCGTGTATGGATCGCGATGTCGCTGGCACAGCGCACGCCGATTCTTTTTCTCGATGAGCCGACGACCTATCTGGACATGTATTACCAGATTGAGCTGCTGGAGCTGATCCGCGACCTGAATATGAGCCACGGCTTGACCATCGTCATGGTGCTGCATGATATTAATCAGGCGATCCGCTACAGCGATCATATTATTGTGATGAAGCAGGGCGAGATTATGGGACGCGGTACGCCGCAGGAGGTTGTGACCGAGGAGACGATGAAGTCGATCTACGGCGTTCATGTCGTGGTGAAGCAGGATCAGGAGCTAGGTCTGTATATTGTTCCAGTGGGTATATAA
- a CDS encoding DMT family transporter, with amino-acid sequence MSHLSTSLFKHQAVKPAFWFVVLGAALWGVDPLFRIILLDSLTSTQIALLEHIILVLFMAPVMWKHRQELRKLRLRHLGALLFISWGGSALATIMFTKGLETGDLNAVLLLQKLQPLFAILMARWLLKESLPKSFGTLFIVAIVGTYLLTFGFKLPFTNLNDIIQVGSLMSIGAALLWGGSTVMGRYLLGAVNYETVTSLRFILALPLLLALVIGERQVWTLPGESGALALVGLNLLLQALLPGLLSLLLYYKGLSAIKASYATLAELSFPMVGVMINWIAFQQVVTVTQVAGFLMIWATLLIISRQQERNAQPLAAA; translated from the coding sequence ATGAGTCATTTGTCCACAAGCCTATTCAAACATCAAGCCGTCAAGCCTGCCTTTTGGTTTGTCGTGCTGGGGGCGGCGCTATGGGGCGTCGACCCGCTGTTCCGCATTATCCTGCTCGATTCCTTGACCTCCACACAGATTGCGCTGTTGGAGCACATCATCCTGGTGCTGTTCATGGCGCCGGTCATGTGGAAGCACCGCCAGGAGCTGCGCAAGCTGCGGCTGCGCCATCTGGGCGCGCTGCTGTTCATCTCATGGGGAGGCTCTGCATTGGCGACAATTATGTTCACCAAGGGTCTGGAGACAGGGGATCTGAACGCGGTTCTGCTGCTGCAGAAGCTGCAGCCGCTCTTCGCGATCCTGATGGCGAGATGGCTGCTCAAGGAGAGTCTGCCGAAGTCGTTCGGGACATTGTTCATCGTAGCTATCGTTGGCACATATCTGTTGACCTTCGGCTTCAAGCTGCCGTTCACCAATCTGAACGATATTATTCAAGTAGGCAGTCTGATGTCGATTGGCGCCGCGCTGCTGTGGGGCGGGTCAACGGTTATGGGGCGCTACCTGCTGGGTGCTGTCAACTATGAGACCGTCACCTCGCTGCGATTTATACTGGCGCTGCCGTTGCTGCTGGCGCTGGTAATCGGAGAGCGCCAGGTATGGACACTGCCGGGAGAGTCGGGGGCGCTGGCGCTGGTCGGCCTCAACCTGCTGCTGCAGGCGCTGCTGCCAGGGCTGCTTAGTCTGCTGCTCTACTACAAGGGGCTGAGCGCGATCAAGGCTTCTTATGCCACGCTGGCGGAGTTGAGCTTTCCGATGGTCGGGGTGATGATCAACTGGATCGCGTTCCAGCAGGTGGTGACGGTGACACAGGTTGCGGGCTTCCTGATGATCTGGGCGACGCTGCTGATTATATCCCGCCAGCAAGAGCGCAACGCGCAGCCTCTGGCGGCAGCTTGA